A single region of the Aurantiacibacter sp. MUD11 genome encodes:
- a CDS encoding autotransporter assembly complex protein TamA, whose product MEDLIPDEAVLNPEDWAAEGVPPQDEAGAEAQPQLDVDSPLAEMPLVTVPWPEAVELPQLAPLESDGEEIEFATFEDQIAPLPLGSEEKLSDELVLVFPSDRALFPERDEFLDRFRSLSTVEEYDDDGNIARLAAQARVDEELLNRLLNVYGYFDAQVIRTVGAVDASTESDLNGAAVRFDIIPGRRYAVGAIDLGNLAATGPNYDKLRAEYQIWPGYPISLDAIETEQFDLDTALGEQGYPFAAVDAPSLLVDHDRSEGDITMPVEPGGRYTLRGVTSNLPDYLSSRHLTRIARWDEGDIYRRSDQFDLRRAILATGLVGSVDLTPVVVQEPQGDTPGVVDIQAELTEAPQRTIAANIGYGTEEGVRVEASWEHRNLFPPEGMLRVRGIAGTQEQLAGITFRKNNFYGRDRILTVDAYASTVDYDAYDARSIAIVGGYERVSTLLFQKDFSWSAGIELVATEESERAADGTLLARETFYVAALPLFAQLDSSDDLLDPSKGWRLSGRLSPEASENDGVQSFYLRSQLDASYYQSVGENTVLAGRVRVASIPGAPLAAIAPSRRLYAGGGGSVRGYGYREIGPLNDTGDPLGGRSLVEASVEARIRTGLMDGLISVVPFFDAGTVGLDPTPDFETIKYGAGLGVRYDTGFGPLRLDVAFPLNPGPNDNWIAVYVALGQAF is encoded by the coding sequence GTGGAAGACCTGATCCCCGACGAGGCCGTGCTCAATCCGGAGGACTGGGCCGCCGAGGGCGTGCCGCCGCAGGACGAGGCCGGGGCAGAAGCACAACCGCAGCTCGACGTGGATTCGCCGCTGGCGGAAATGCCGCTGGTCACGGTGCCCTGGCCCGAGGCCGTCGAACTGCCGCAACTCGCGCCGCTGGAAAGCGATGGTGAGGAGATCGAGTTCGCCACGTTCGAGGACCAGATCGCGCCGCTTCCGCTCGGCAGCGAGGAGAAACTCTCGGACGAGCTGGTGCTGGTCTTCCCCAGCGACCGCGCGCTGTTCCCGGAACGCGACGAATTCCTCGACCGGTTCAGGAGCCTTTCGACCGTCGAGGAATACGACGATGACGGAAACATCGCCCGCCTCGCCGCGCAGGCGCGGGTGGACGAGGAACTGCTGAACCGGCTGCTCAACGTCTACGGCTATTTCGATGCGCAGGTGATCCGCACCGTGGGCGCGGTCGATGCCAGCACCGAGTCCGACCTGAACGGTGCTGCCGTTCGCTTCGATATCATTCCCGGCCGGCGCTATGCCGTAGGCGCCATCGATCTTGGCAACCTTGCCGCGACCGGCCCCAATTACGACAAGCTGCGCGCGGAATACCAGATCTGGCCGGGCTACCCGATTTCGCTCGACGCGATCGAAACCGAGCAGTTCGATCTCGACACCGCGCTCGGCGAGCAGGGCTATCCCTTTGCGGCCGTCGATGCGCCCAGCCTGCTGGTCGACCACGATCGCAGCGAAGGCGACATTACGATGCCGGTGGAGCCGGGCGGGCGCTACACACTCCGCGGGGTCACGTCCAACCTGCCGGACTACCTCTCCAGCCGCCACCTCACCCGCATCGCGCGCTGGGACGAGGGCGACATCTATCGCCGCTCCGACCAGTTCGACTTGCGCCGCGCGATCCTGGCGACCGGCCTGGTGGGCTCGGTCGACCTGACCCCGGTGGTGGTGCAGGAACCACAGGGCGATACGCCCGGCGTCGTCGATATCCAGGCCGAACTGACCGAAGCGCCGCAACGCACGATCGCGGCCAATATCGGCTACGGTACCGAGGAAGGCGTGCGGGTGGAGGCGAGCTGGGAGCACCGCAACCTGTTCCCGCCCGAGGGCATGTTGCGGGTGCGCGGCATCGCCGGTACGCAGGAGCAGCTGGCCGGTATCACCTTCCGCAAGAACAACTTCTACGGTCGCGACCGCATCCTGACGGTGGATGCCTATGCCAGCACGGTCGACTACGACGCCTACGACGCACGCAGCATTGCGATTGTCGGCGGTTACGAGCGCGTTTCGACCCTGCTGTTCCAGAAGGACTTCAGCTGGTCGGCCGGGATCGAACTGGTCGCCACGGAGGAAAGCGAACGCGCGGCGGACGGTACCCTGCTGGCGCGCGAGACGTTCTACGTCGCCGCCCTGCCGTTGTTCGCGCAGCTCGATTCATCCGACGACCTGCTCGATCCCTCCAAGGGCTGGCGCCTGTCCGGCCGCCTCTCGCCCGAAGCATCCGAAAACGACGGGGTGCAGAGCTTCTACCTGCGCAGCCAGCTGGATGCGTCGTATTACCAGAGCGTGGGCGAAAACACCGTGCTGGCGGGCCGCGTGCGGGTGGCGAGCATTCCGGGCGCGCCGCTGGCGGCCATCGCCCCGTCGCGGCGGCTCTATGCCGGCGGCGGCGGTTCGGTGCGCGGTTACGGCTATCGCGAAATCGGACCGCTCAACGACACGGGCGATCCGCTGGGTGGCCGCAGCCTGGTCGAAGCTTCGGTTGAGGCGCGTATCCGCACGGGGCTGATGGACGGCCTGATCAGCGTGGTGCCGTTCTTCGATGCGGGTACGGTGGGGCTGGACCCGACCCCGGATTTCGAGACGATCAAGTACGGCGCAGGCCTTGGTGTGCGTTACGACACCGGTTTCGGCCCGCTGCGGCTGGACGTCGCCTTCCCGCTCAATCCAGGCCCCAATGACAACTGGATCGCGGTCTATGTCGCGCTGGGGCAGGCGTTCTGA